From the genome of Desmodus rotundus isolate HL8 chromosome 2, HLdesRot8A.1, whole genome shotgun sequence, one region includes:
- the BIN1 gene encoding myc box-dependent-interacting protein 1 isoform X6, whose translation MAEMGSKGVTAGKIASNVQKKLTRAQEKVLQKLGKADETKDEQFEQCVQNFNKQLNEGTRLQKDLRTYLASVKAMHEASRKLNECLQEVYEPDWPGRDEANKITENNDLLWMDYHQKLVDQALLTMDTYLGQFPDIKSRIAKRGRKLVDYDSARHHYESLQTAKKKDEVKIAKPVSLLEKAAPQWCQGKLQAHLVAQTNLLRNQAEEELIKAQKVFEEMNVDLQEELPSLWNSRVGFYVNTFQSIAGLEENFHKEMSKLNQNLHDVLVSLEKQHGSNTFTVKAQPRKKTKLFSRLRRKKNSDNAPAKGNKSPSPPPDSSPAAAPEIRVNHDPEPASEATSGAALPKSPSQLRKGPPVPPPPKHTPSKEVKQEQILSLFDDTFVPEISVTTPSQPTESPAGSLPSREPSVAEGTFAVAWPNQPAEPGPAQPAEASEIAGGTQPAAGAQEPGESAASEAASNSLPAVVVENFSAAVNGTVEGGNGTVHLDLPPGFMFKVQAQHDYTATDTDELQLKAGDVVLVIPFQNPEEQDEGWLMGVKESDWNQHKDLDKCRGVFPENFTERVQ comes from the exons GTCCTCCAGAAGCTGGGGAAGGCAGACGAGACAAAGGATGAGCAGTTTGAACAATGTGTCCAGAATTTCAACAAGCAACTG AATGAGGGCACCCGGCTGCAGAAGGATCTTCGGACCTACCTGGCTTCTGTCAAAG CCATGCATGAGGCTTCCAGAAAGCTGAACGAGTGTCTGCAGGAGGTGTATGAACCCGACTGGCCTGGCAGGGATGAAGCGAACAAGATCACTGAG AACAACGATCTGCTCTGGATGGATTACCATCAgaagctggtggaccaggcactTCTGACCATGGACACATACCTGGGTCAATTCCctgacatcaag TCGCGCATTGCCAAGCGAGGGCGGAAGCTGGTGGACTATGACAGTGCACGGCACCATTACGAGTCTCTCCAAACAGCCAAAAAGAAGGATGAAGTCAAAATTGCCAAG cctGTCTCGCTGCTTGAGAAAGCCGCCCCCCAGTGGTGCCAAGGCAAACTGCAGGCTCATCTTGTAGCTCAAACTAACCTGCTCCGAAATCAG GCTGAGGAGGAGCTCATCAAAGCCCAGAAGGTGTTTGAAGAGATGAATGTGGACCTGCAGGAGGAGCTACCATCTCTATGGAACAG CCGTGTAGGTTTCTATGTCAACACGTTTCAGAGCATTGCAGGCCTGGAGGAAAACTTCCACAAGGAGATGAGTAAG CTCAACCAGAACCTCCACGATGTGCTGGTGAGCCTGGAGAAGCAGCATGGGAGCAACACCTTCACGGTCAAGGCCCAGCCCAG aaagaaaactaaactgtTCTCCCGACTGCGCAGAAAGAAGAACAG TGACAACGCCCCTGCAAAAGGAAACAAGAGCCCTTCACCTCCTCCGGACAgttcccctgctgctgcccccgaGATCCGAGTCAACCATGATCCTGAACCGGCCAGTGAGGCCACCTCTGGGGCTGCCCTCCCCAAGTCCCCGTCTCAG CTCCGGAAAGGCCCACCAGTCCCTCCGCCTCCCAAACACACCCCATCAAAGGAGGTCAAGCAGGAGCAGATCCTCAGCCTATTTGATGACACCTTTGTCCCTGAGATCAGCGTGACCACCCCCTCCCAG CCCACAGAGAGTCCAGCTGGCAGCTTACCTTCCAGGGAGCCCAGCGTTGCTGAGGGCACCTTTGCTGTGGCCTGGCCCAACCAGCCGGCAGAACCGGGCCCTGCCCAA CCAGCAGAAGCCTCAGAGATAGCGGGTGGGACCCAACCTGCGGCTGGAGcccaggaacctggggagtcagCAGCAAGTGAAGCAGCCTCT aACTCTCTGCCTGCCGTTGTGGTGGAGAACTTCTCAGCAGCTGTGAATGGCACTGTGGAAGGAGGCAACGGGACTGTGCATTTGGACCTGCCCCCAGGGTTCATGTTCAAG GTGCAAGCCCAGCATGACTACACAGCCACTGACACAGATGAGCTGCAGCTCAAGGCTGGGGACGTGGTGCTGGTGATCCCCTTCCAGAACCCTGAAGAGCAG GATGAAGGCTGGCTCATGGGCGTGAAGGAGAGTGACTGGAACCAGCACAAGGACTTGGATAAATGCCGGGGTGTCTTCCCTGAGAACTTCACGGAGCGGGTTCAGTGA
- the BIN1 gene encoding myc box-dependent-interacting protein 1 isoform X10, with protein sequence MAEMGSKGVTAGKIASNVQKKLTRAQEKVLQKLGKADETKDEQFEQCVQNFNKQLNEGTRLQKDLRTYLASVKAMHEASRKLNECLQEVYEPDWPGRDEANKITENNDLLWMDYHQKLVDQALLTMDTYLGQFPDIKSRIAKRGRKLVDYDSARHHYESLQTAKKKDEVKIAKPVSLLEKAAPQWCQGKLQAHLVAQTNLLRNQAEEELIKAQKVFEEMNVDLQEELPSLWNSRVGFYVNTFQSIAGLEENFHKEMSKLNQNLHDVLVSLEKQHGSNTFTVKAQPRKKTKLFSRLRRKKNSDNAPAKGNKSPSPPPDSSPAAAPEIRVNHDPEPASEATSGAALPKSPSQPTESPAGSLPSREPSVAEGTFAVAWPNQPAEPGPAQPAEASEIAGGTQPAAGAQEPGESAASEAASNSLPAVVVENFSAAVNGTVEGGNGTVHLDLPPGFMFKVQAQHDYTATDTDELQLKAGDVVLVIPFQNPEEQDEGWLMGVKESDWNQHKDLDKCRGVFPENFTERVQ encoded by the exons GTCCTCCAGAAGCTGGGGAAGGCAGACGAGACAAAGGATGAGCAGTTTGAACAATGTGTCCAGAATTTCAACAAGCAACTG AATGAGGGCACCCGGCTGCAGAAGGATCTTCGGACCTACCTGGCTTCTGTCAAAG CCATGCATGAGGCTTCCAGAAAGCTGAACGAGTGTCTGCAGGAGGTGTATGAACCCGACTGGCCTGGCAGGGATGAAGCGAACAAGATCACTGAG AACAACGATCTGCTCTGGATGGATTACCATCAgaagctggtggaccaggcactTCTGACCATGGACACATACCTGGGTCAATTCCctgacatcaag TCGCGCATTGCCAAGCGAGGGCGGAAGCTGGTGGACTATGACAGTGCACGGCACCATTACGAGTCTCTCCAAACAGCCAAAAAGAAGGATGAAGTCAAAATTGCCAAG cctGTCTCGCTGCTTGAGAAAGCCGCCCCCCAGTGGTGCCAAGGCAAACTGCAGGCTCATCTTGTAGCTCAAACTAACCTGCTCCGAAATCAG GCTGAGGAGGAGCTCATCAAAGCCCAGAAGGTGTTTGAAGAGATGAATGTGGACCTGCAGGAGGAGCTACCATCTCTATGGAACAG CCGTGTAGGTTTCTATGTCAACACGTTTCAGAGCATTGCAGGCCTGGAGGAAAACTTCCACAAGGAGATGAGTAAG CTCAACCAGAACCTCCACGATGTGCTGGTGAGCCTGGAGAAGCAGCATGGGAGCAACACCTTCACGGTCAAGGCCCAGCCCAG aaagaaaactaaactgtTCTCCCGACTGCGCAGAAAGAAGAACAG TGACAACGCCCCTGCAAAAGGAAACAAGAGCCCTTCACCTCCTCCGGACAgttcccctgctgctgcccccgaGATCCGAGTCAACCATGATCCTGAACCGGCCAGTGAGGCCACCTCTGGGGCTGCCCTCCCCAAGTCCCCGTCTCAG CCCACAGAGAGTCCAGCTGGCAGCTTACCTTCCAGGGAGCCCAGCGTTGCTGAGGGCACCTTTGCTGTGGCCTGGCCCAACCAGCCGGCAGAACCGGGCCCTGCCCAA CCAGCAGAAGCCTCAGAGATAGCGGGTGGGACCCAACCTGCGGCTGGAGcccaggaacctggggagtcagCAGCAAGTGAAGCAGCCTCT aACTCTCTGCCTGCCGTTGTGGTGGAGAACTTCTCAGCAGCTGTGAATGGCACTGTGGAAGGAGGCAACGGGACTGTGCATTTGGACCTGCCCCCAGGGTTCATGTTCAAG GTGCAAGCCCAGCATGACTACACAGCCACTGACACAGATGAGCTGCAGCTCAAGGCTGGGGACGTGGTGCTGGTGATCCCCTTCCAGAACCCTGAAGAGCAG GATGAAGGCTGGCTCATGGGCGTGAAGGAGAGTGACTGGAACCAGCACAAGGACTTGGATAAATGCCGGGGTGTCTTCCCTGAGAACTTCACGGAGCGGGTTCAGTGA
- the BIN1 gene encoding myc box-dependent-interacting protein 1 isoform X9 has translation MHEASRKLNECLQEVYEPDWPGRDEANKITENNDLLWMDYHQKLVDQALLTMDTYLGQFPDIKSRIAKRGRKLVDYDSARHHYESLQTAKKKDEVKIAKPVSLLEKAAPQWCQGKLQAHLVAQTNLLRNQAEEELIKAQKVFEEMNVDLQEELPSLWNSRVGFYVNTFQSIAGLEENFHKEMSKLNQNLHDVLVSLEKQHGSNTFTVKAQPRKKTKLFSRLRRKKNSDNAPAKGNKSPSPPPDSSPAAAPEIRVNHDPEPASEATSGAALPKSPSQLRKGPPVPPPPKHTPSKEVKQEQILSLFDDTFVPEISVTTPSQFEALGPFSEQASLLDLDFDPILPVASPVKAATPSSQPIPWDLWEPTESPAGSLPSREPSVAEGTFAVAWPNQPAEPGPAQPAEASEIAGGTQPAAGAQEPGESAASEAASNSLPAVVVENFSAAVNGTVEGGNGTVHLDLPPGFMFKVQAQHDYTATDTDELQLKAGDVVLVIPFQNPEEQDEGWLMGVKESDWNQHKDLDKCRGVFPENFTERVQ, from the exons ATGCATGAGGCTTCCAGAAAGCTGAACGAGTGTCTGCAGGAGGTGTATGAACCCGACTGGCCTGGCAGGGATGAAGCGAACAAGATCACTGAG AACAACGATCTGCTCTGGATGGATTACCATCAgaagctggtggaccaggcactTCTGACCATGGACACATACCTGGGTCAATTCCctgacatcaag TCGCGCATTGCCAAGCGAGGGCGGAAGCTGGTGGACTATGACAGTGCACGGCACCATTACGAGTCTCTCCAAACAGCCAAAAAGAAGGATGAAGTCAAAATTGCCAAG cctGTCTCGCTGCTTGAGAAAGCCGCCCCCCAGTGGTGCCAAGGCAAACTGCAGGCTCATCTTGTAGCTCAAACTAACCTGCTCCGAAATCAG GCTGAGGAGGAGCTCATCAAAGCCCAGAAGGTGTTTGAAGAGATGAATGTGGACCTGCAGGAGGAGCTACCATCTCTATGGAACAG CCGTGTAGGTTTCTATGTCAACACGTTTCAGAGCATTGCAGGCCTGGAGGAAAACTTCCACAAGGAGATGAGTAAG CTCAACCAGAACCTCCACGATGTGCTGGTGAGCCTGGAGAAGCAGCATGGGAGCAACACCTTCACGGTCAAGGCCCAGCCCAG aaagaaaactaaactgtTCTCCCGACTGCGCAGAAAGAAGAACAG TGACAACGCCCCTGCAAAAGGAAACAAGAGCCCTTCACCTCCTCCGGACAgttcccctgctgctgcccccgaGATCCGAGTCAACCATGATCCTGAACCGGCCAGTGAGGCCACCTCTGGGGCTGCCCTCCCCAAGTCCCCGTCTCAG CTCCGGAAAGGCCCACCAGTCCCTCCGCCTCCCAAACACACCCCATCAAAGGAGGTCAAGCAGGAGCAGATCCTCAGCCTATTTGATGACACCTTTGTCCCTGAGATCAGCGTGACCACCCCCTCCCAG TTTGAGGCCCTGGGACCTTTCTCGGAGCAGGCCAGTCTGTTAGACCTGGACTTTGACCCCATCCTGCCTGTGGCGAGCCCTGTGAAGGCAGCCACGCCCTCCAGTCAG CCGATCCCCTGGGACCTCTGGGAG CCCACAGAGAGTCCAGCTGGCAGCTTACCTTCCAGGGAGCCCAGCGTTGCTGAGGGCACCTTTGCTGTGGCCTGGCCCAACCAGCCGGCAGAACCGGGCCCTGCCCAA CCAGCAGAAGCCTCAGAGATAGCGGGTGGGACCCAACCTGCGGCTGGAGcccaggaacctggggagtcagCAGCAAGTGAAGCAGCCTCT aACTCTCTGCCTGCCGTTGTGGTGGAGAACTTCTCAGCAGCTGTGAATGGCACTGTGGAAGGAGGCAACGGGACTGTGCATTTGGACCTGCCCCCAGGGTTCATGTTCAAG GTGCAAGCCCAGCATGACTACACAGCCACTGACACAGATGAGCTGCAGCTCAAGGCTGGGGACGTGGTGCTGGTGATCCCCTTCCAGAACCCTGAAGAGCAG GATGAAGGCTGGCTCATGGGCGTGAAGGAGAGTGACTGGAACCAGCACAAGGACTTGGATAAATGCCGGGGTGTCTTCCCTGAGAACTTCACGGAGCGGGTTCAGTGA